ATGCGATTTGTATGTATACAAGGTTACCTTGCTAGATCCTTCTCCAGTCTCCAGGCACTTCTTTTCTGAAGATGTGGTCTCCACGCATTCGAGCCTTTCGCCTAATTCAGGACCAATTAGCTTATATATATAATCATAGGTAATCGAATAGAGCAGAACAATCTTGTTTCTTACAGAACTCACCTGCAGGTGTCGTCGTCGAGCTATGTCTCTGTAGTCTCTTGTTCCTCCACCATTGCACTGACAATACTATAGCTGAAACAATCAGTATAGCAAGCACCGCAGAACCTACTGCAGACAGTATAACAAAGTTTCGTTTCCACTGATGTTCAGAACTAGATCCATGCTTTCCTGCAATGGATTGCCACGAAGTTAGTCATCAAATGGAAACCGTTATGAAAGATTTTTTTAGCCTGTTCCATAGCTAGCTTACCATCTGCTGGCGTAGGAGTCATCCCAGTGACGAACGGATACAGCTCCCACCGGAACTGGCACCACAACCCAGAGCTTTCCCCTCCTACTGACGTCGGAAGAAAAATATTTTCACTGATCAAATTGTCCAGGCAAACTCTACAGTCGCTCCTTGTCACACTTGGTATGCATTGTGCAAAGGCATACAAAGTGGACCCATTTGCGCCAATAATCTGTTGCTGGGCCATAGCAAAGTGGGACGCTGACTTCGCTGTCTCCGCTGACACTGCCCACACTAGCCCAGCAACAATCTTTCCGAGGACCTCACTCTCAACTGGAGCTCTAGATGTGTTGTACCTCAAGAAAGAAACGTTGTTGAAATTCAGATCTACAAATTCCCTATCTGAGATCCATAGGCTACACCTATCATAGACTATAGCCGCAACCTTCCTAAACCGGCACCGCGCTCCTAAACCCTGAAACGCCTGAAGGATGCACATCTTGCAAACTGCAGGAGAAGTGTCCTCCCGACACTGCCCCGCTGCGTATACCTGTTCTGGCTCGGAAGCGGAACTGATAGCAAGGAAGTAAAAAGGTGCTGCGGAAACTTGTGCAGGCAGCTTGTCTGCTATGTTGTTTAGGCTCTTCTCATAGTGACCATTCTTTCCAAAGGTCTCATTCCCGCAGTAGAACTCCCAGTCGCTAACCGACTCCACTGGCAGAAGAGACCAAAGGAGAAAGCTTCCAACCAGAAGTGTCCGAAAGGACGTCCACTTCATTGGTGAGGAAATCACCTGAATTTGATTTGAAAGACAGGGAAAAAAGCATTAGAAATGGTTAATATATAGTAGACATGAGTAAATTAAGCCTAGCCCGACCCACGGGCCCAACCCCGAGCCCACTAGGTTTTGGCTCACCCACGAGCCTTAGTGGACAGAGCCGGGGCATAAATCCCGTTGCCCCTCTCGGTCCGAGCCCAGCCCAAATATTTATGTTACCTGTTTTACACTAGGCGGACGAACCCTAGGTCTGGGACCGGGCCGAAAAAATAGACCCGGGCCTTAGTGTTTGTGACAGACTTTCAAGTGGTAATTAAAATATGGATATTATTGTTTAATAAACCCCAGATTTGAAACGGTATAATCTAGGCTTTTAGGTAAGCAAATTAAAAAATAGATTTATCTTTGCAAAAAATAACAGATTTATGTTTATAGAAACACAAAGTGCGCGTCGTGCAGAAACTGCAACTGCAACACATCAGTAGGCCTCTCTTGCCAGTTGCTACGCCTAGAATTTTGTTAGATTTTTCAAAAGCTTTCAGAAACATTTCCATGTTGAATGACCTAAAATTTCACCCAGACGATCAGTGTGGTCCATTATGTTTCAGTTTTTTCCCATCTTTAGTTCTTCTATGCTTCAAACTATTATTACTTATGACTatatatgatgatgatgactacGCGAGGGGGTACATTTTTGGTTCGCACAATCGCACAGTGCACATTGTACGTACGAGCTCAACATGGTATTGTACGTTGACACCTGGACTATTCCTCCTGCAGTGTGAGGGGGTAAAGTACTCAGGCAGGCAGTGCATCAATATGCAAGGCAAGGGATGGGACGTGAAGGAAGGCAGCAGCAGGAGAGATCTAAAAAGAGAGGATAGGAGCAGAAGGCCGCTATCCCTGATGACCAGCTGGCGCTGTAATCTGCTTCCATGTATAGGAATTTAGACATcaccatatatacatatatattcttGAAGCCGGCCTTTTGGTTTCTGGCCTCTCCTTTTTCTCACCGTGTGTTTCGTGTCAGCAAGAGAACTGGTAATGTGCAGTCGTGCAGTATATAT
The sequence above is drawn from the Miscanthus floridulus cultivar M001 chromosome 15, ASM1932011v1, whole genome shotgun sequence genome and encodes:
- the LOC136507361 gene encoding cysteine-rich receptor-like protein kinase 10; this translates as MGRGRIEITRIEDNTSRQQVTFCMRRNGLLKKAYDELCAVLCYAVVALIVVFSSLGSLYERVISSPMKWTSFRTLLVGSFLLWSLLPVESVSDWEFYCGNETFGKNGHYEKSLNNIADKLPAQVSAAPFYFLAISSASEPEQVYAAGQCREDTSPAVCKMCILQAFQGLGARCRFRKVAAIVYDRCSLWISDREFVDLNFNNVSFLRYNTSRAPVESEVLGKIVAGLVWAVSAETAKSASHFAMAQQQIIGANGSTLYAFAQCIPSVTRSDCRVCLDNLISENIFLPTSVGGESSGLWCQFRWELYPFVTGMTPTPADGKHGSSSEHQWKRNFVILSAVGSAVLAILIVSAIVLSVQWWRNKRLQRHSSTTTPAGERLECVETTSSEKKCLETGEGSSKVPESSEPVEEPMGDACSRMDLSAIHQILVTRHYRDDEGSTELSFEGWTQQARDVLGARKRGDSAFECKRFRIAINCYSQFVDAGTVVSPTVFARRSLCYLMCDEPEAALRDAMLAQTIYPDWPTAFYMQSVALSKMNMQSDAVDMLNKASQLEEMRRQKRAEVS